The Streptomyces sp. NBC_00597 DNA segment CTGCGCTCCTGGCACCCGAGCACCCGGCCCGGCCGGCTCGACCTGGATCCCGGGCAGCGTTGGGAGCGCCTGGAGATCCTTGCTACGGAGCGCGGCGGGATGTTCGAGACGGAGGGTTCGGTGGAGTTCCGGGCGCACTACCGCGAGGGCCGGCACACCGGTTCCCTGCACGAGCACAGCGCCTTCACCCGGGAGGCCGGGGCCTGGGTCTACGTCGGCCCCCTCTCTCCCGTCGACTTCGACTGAGCGCGCGCCCCCGTCAGCGCGAAGTCCAGGCTGGTGCGGTACCAGTGGATCTCGTCCGGCGGCTGCGCCCGCAACAGCAGGAGCGCCACGGCAGCCGCGGCCGGGACCTTCGGGTGCCCGTACGGCGGGGGCGGGGCGAGCGCGGCGAGCACGATCCGCTCGGCAGGATCGGGCACGGCCTCCCGCAATTCACCCTCCGGGAGTACGGAGGCCAGGACGGCGGCACGCTCCCAAGGGTCGGCGGTTCGTCTCAGCAGCAACCCCACATGCCGCCCGCGCCATTTACGCGGCCGCAGATCCGCCTTGGCCGCCATC contains these protein-coding regions:
- a CDS encoding YchJ family metal-binding protein gives rise to the protein MPTPALPCPCGLPAAYPDCCGRFHSGAQQAPTAELLMRSRFSAFSVGDTAYLLRSWHPSTRPGRLDLDPGQRWERLEILATERGGMFETEGSVEFRAHYREGRHTGSLHEHSAFTREAGAWVYVGPLSPVDFD